From Micromonospora sp. NBC_01699, a single genomic window includes:
- a CDS encoding HNH endonuclease family protein, with translation MTRTPLRWATTLLATATLAVLGLANPAQAATVSQPLRTLVANLTVASEIRTGYDRDLFPHWVDADSDGCNTRYEVLIAEATTNPSVGSGCTLTGGRWFSYYDGAYWTNPADLDIDHVVALAEAWDSGARSWTTSRRQSYANDMGDVRALIAVTDNVNQSKGDQDPTTWVPTRDVCRYIGEWVAVKTRWRLTVDTAEKNALTSRAASCSNITITVTHAF, from the coding sequence ATGACCCGTACCCCCCTGCGCTGGGCCACCACCCTGCTGGCCACCGCCACCCTCGCCGTCCTCGGCCTCGCCAACCCGGCCCAGGCCGCGACCGTCTCCCAGCCGCTGCGGACCCTGGTCGCGAACCTGACCGTGGCCAGCGAGATCCGCACCGGCTACGACCGCGACCTCTTCCCGCACTGGGTCGACGCCGACAGCGACGGCTGCAACACCCGTTACGAGGTGCTGATCGCCGAGGCGACCACCAACCCGTCGGTCGGCTCGGGCTGCACCCTCACCGGCGGTCGCTGGTTCTCGTACTACGACGGGGCGTACTGGACCAACCCGGCCGACCTGGACATCGACCACGTGGTGGCGCTGGCCGAGGCGTGGGACTCCGGCGCCCGGTCGTGGACCACCTCCCGGCGCCAGTCGTACGCCAACGACATGGGCGACGTACGGGCCCTGATCGCGGTCACCGACAACGTCAACCAGTCCAAGGGTGACCAGGACCCGACCACCTGGGTACCGACCCGCGACGTCTGCCGCTACATCGGCGAGTGGGTGGCGGTGAAGACCCGCTGGCGGCTCACCGTCGACACCGCCGAGAAGAACGCGCTGACCAGCCGGGCCGCCTCCTGCTCCAACATCACCATCACGGTCACCCACGCCTTCTGA